A portion of the Micromonospora tarapacensis genome contains these proteins:
- a CDS encoding cytochrome P450, which produces MRADTARPHLSAAFLATQDDPYPAYAQLRARGPLSRAELGQWLVTGHSVVSTLLRDNRLESRMPAEYTRLTLGDGPGAEFLDRIVLTRTPPDHTRLRRFIGRALGTPVVRRLTGHIGAAADALLAPALERGRLDVVTDLAVPLPVGVVCDLIGIPSGDRPEVLTRVVSLAKVFDAANLTPADLHDINAALPWLHDYLAELLSSRREQPGGPTLAGMYWEESATDRLAVADFADNMLFLFHAGFETTMGLVSNGVAALLAHPEQLRRLRADPALVASAVEEFLRYDAPIQNVIRVAREPVEVADVKIRAGRTVLLLLGAANRDATVFTDAERLDVGRDPNPHLGFGGGLHHCLGTALARLMSVVVFERLVGAVEILGPAAPPVRRRHASLRSYDHLPLAVRAR; this is translated from the coding sequence CGCCCAACTGCGCGCCCGCGGCCCGTTGTCCCGGGCGGAACTGGGCCAGTGGCTGGTCACCGGGCATTCCGTGGTCTCCACCCTGCTGCGCGACAACCGGCTGGAGAGCCGGATGCCGGCGGAGTACACCCGGCTCACCCTCGGCGACGGCCCGGGTGCGGAGTTCCTGGACCGGATCGTGCTGACCCGCACCCCGCCGGACCACACCCGCCTGCGGCGGTTCATCGGCCGGGCGCTGGGCACCCCGGTGGTGCGCCGGCTGACCGGACACATCGGCGCGGCGGCCGACGCGCTGCTCGCACCTGCCCTGGAACGGGGCCGGCTCGACGTGGTGACCGACCTGGCGGTGCCGCTGCCGGTCGGCGTGGTGTGCGATCTGATCGGGATCCCGTCCGGTGACCGGCCGGAGGTGCTGACCCGGGTCGTCTCGTTGGCCAAGGTCTTCGACGCGGCGAACCTGACCCCGGCCGACCTGCACGACATCAACGCCGCGCTGCCCTGGCTGCACGACTACCTCGCCGAGTTGCTGTCCAGCCGGCGGGAGCAGCCCGGCGGGCCGACGCTGGCCGGGATGTACTGGGAGGAGTCGGCCACCGACCGGCTGGCGGTCGCGGACTTCGCCGACAACATGCTCTTCCTGTTCCACGCCGGGTTCGAGACGACCATGGGCCTGGTCTCCAACGGGGTCGCCGCGCTGCTCGCCCATCCGGAGCAGCTGCGCCGGCTGCGGGCCGATCCGGCGCTGGTGGCCTCGGCGGTGGAGGAGTTCCTGCGCTACGACGCGCCGATCCAGAACGTCATCCGGGTGGCCCGCGAGCCGGTCGAGGTGGCCGACGTGAAGATCCGGGCCGGGCGGACGGTGCTGCTGCTGCTCGGCGCGGCCAACCGGGACGCCACGGTGTTCACCGACGCGGAGCGTCTCGACGTCGGTCGCGATCCGAACCCGCACCTCGGATTCGGCGGGGGCCTGCACCACTGCCTCGGCACCGCCCTGGCCCGGCTGATGTCGGTGGTCGTCTTCGAGCGGCTGGTGGGCGCCGTGGAGATCCTCGGTCCGGCGGCGCCGCCGGTCCGGCGCCGACACGCCAGCCTGCGCTCGTACGACCACCTGCCGTTGGCGGTGCGGGCCCGCTGA
- a CDS encoding VOC family protein gives MSDVVAPVIPFLRYQDPRAAIDWLCSAFGFDVLETTTGGEGQVVHAELRWGIGTFQLGPAGSSSLPMGSPRDLPFTSQGVYVYVGDAVDAHHDRAVAAGAEVVMPLTDTDYGSREYVVRDIEGHLWGFGSYAPKLD, from the coding sequence ATGTCCGACGTGGTCGCACCCGTCATCCCGTTCCTGCGCTACCAGGATCCGCGCGCCGCGATCGACTGGCTGTGCTCGGCCTTCGGCTTCGACGTGCTGGAGACCACCACCGGCGGCGAGGGTCAGGTCGTGCACGCCGAGTTGCGCTGGGGCATCGGCACCTTCCAGCTCGGCCCGGCCGGGTCGTCGAGCCTACCCATGGGCAGTCCGCGTGACCTGCCCTTCACCAGCCAGGGCGTGTACGTGTACGTCGGAGACGCCGTCGACGCGCACCACGACCGCGCCGTCGCCGCGGGCGCCGAGGTGGTCATGCCGCTGACCGACACGGACTACGGCTCCCGGGAGTACGTCGTCCGGGACATCGAGGGCCACCTGTGGGGCTTCGGCAGCTACGCGCCGAAGCTCGACTGA
- a CDS encoding VOC family protein, translating into MADSSVPPTVAPYIAYENPAKAIEWLVNTFGFTTLGVFDDGAGNVYHAELRIGDHGLIMINPANGGLRLGEPLALGAATAGTFVRVETDTEVDDLHGRAVAAGAEILLPPESKPHDSYEFTCQDPQGHVWTFATYRTALG; encoded by the coding sequence ATGGCCGATTCCTCCGTCCCGCCCACCGTCGCCCCCTACATCGCGTACGAGAACCCGGCGAAGGCCATCGAGTGGCTGGTGAACACGTTCGGCTTCACCACGCTGGGCGTCTTCGACGACGGGGCCGGAAACGTCTACCACGCCGAACTGCGCATCGGTGACCACGGGCTGATCATGATCAATCCCGCGAACGGCGGGCTGCGTCTCGGCGAGCCGCTGGCGCTCGGCGCCGCGACCGCCGGCACGTTCGTGCGGGTCGAGACCGACACCGAGGTGGACGATCTGCACGGCCGCGCCGTCGCCGCCGGTGCCGAGATCCTGCTTCCGCCGGAGAGCAAGCCGCACGACTCGTACGAGTTCACCTGCCAGGACCCGCAGGGTCACGTCTGGACGTTCGCGACCTACCGGACCGCGCTCGGCTGA
- a CDS encoding MFS transporter, with protein MSDDSRTSSGADTSTVSAPAPAPPDEFVPPITGRKRTLALVVVLTGFVLDLLDITIVNVALPSIRDGIDATASTMQWLVAGYALAFASMLIISGRLGDIVGVRRMFLIGVAGFTFTSLLAGLAQSPEQLIVLRFVQGAMGAVMVPQVYTLIQLLYAPKERGRAFAAMSAALAFGTVGGPLVGALLTTANVAGLGWRTIFLVNVPIGIAAFLAARTLLPESKPNRRERLDVVGATLITAAVLLIVYPLVQGREQDWPAWTYASMAGGLAVFALFVVHQRSRTESPLVPMSLFRHRSFNSGLIVVFLFQGAVMSFFLVITIYLQIGVGYSILRAGLSGLPWDVAVPLLGWLSARAITPKLGRLGLQAGLLLLIVSMFWFMWVIDSTPQVTIWQLLVPMFIGGAGMGMTFPPLMGYSLHDVPGHQAGSASGVVNANYQIGVTLGIAACGTLFFSLLAAQAPAAVDDVAPRLRADLVAAGVSDAQAGQIGDRFRDCVTSQLDAADPTLPPPGCDAASLAAGSGGGAAEVVEQRAFETSQISFQRAMVGTLWFSVISFALALLGSFLLPRR; from the coding sequence ATGTCTGACGACAGCCGCACGTCGTCCGGTGCCGACACCAGCACGGTGTCGGCGCCGGCCCCGGCACCACCCGACGAGTTCGTTCCCCCGATCACCGGCCGCAAGCGCACCCTAGCCCTCGTCGTCGTACTCACCGGGTTCGTGCTGGACCTGCTCGACATCACCATCGTCAACGTGGCGCTGCCGTCGATCCGGGACGGCATCGACGCCACCGCCTCCACCATGCAGTGGCTGGTGGCCGGGTACGCGCTCGCGTTCGCCTCGATGCTGATCATCTCCGGTCGGCTCGGCGACATCGTCGGCGTACGCCGGATGTTCCTCATCGGCGTCGCCGGCTTCACCTTCACCTCGCTGCTCGCCGGGCTCGCCCAGTCGCCCGAGCAGCTGATCGTGCTGCGCTTCGTCCAGGGTGCGATGGGCGCGGTGATGGTGCCGCAGGTCTACACCCTCATCCAGCTGCTCTACGCGCCGAAGGAGCGCGGCCGGGCGTTCGCCGCGATGAGCGCGGCGCTCGCCTTCGGCACGGTCGGCGGCCCGCTGGTCGGCGCGCTGCTGACCACCGCCAACGTGGCCGGCCTGGGATGGCGGACGATCTTCCTGGTCAACGTCCCGATCGGCATCGCGGCCTTCCTGGCCGCCCGGACCCTGCTGCCCGAGTCGAAGCCGAACCGCCGGGAACGACTCGACGTGGTCGGCGCGACCCTGATCACGGCGGCGGTGCTGCTGATCGTCTACCCGCTGGTGCAGGGACGTGAGCAGGACTGGCCAGCATGGACGTACGCCAGCATGGCCGGCGGCCTGGCCGTCTTCGCGCTGTTCGTGGTGCACCAGCGGTCCCGGACCGAGTCGCCCCTGGTGCCGATGTCGCTGTTCCGGCACCGCTCGTTCAACTCGGGCCTGATCGTGGTCTTCCTCTTCCAGGGCGCGGTGATGTCGTTCTTCCTGGTCATCACCATCTACCTGCAGATCGGCGTCGGCTACAGCATCCTGCGCGCCGGGTTGTCCGGGCTGCCGTGGGACGTCGCCGTGCCCCTGCTCGGCTGGCTCTCCGCCCGGGCGATCACGCCGAAGCTCGGCCGGTTGGGCCTGCAGGCCGGGCTGCTGCTGCTGATCGTCAGCATGTTCTGGTTCATGTGGGTCATCGACAGCACGCCGCAGGTGACCATCTGGCAGCTGCTCGTCCCGATGTTCATCGGCGGCGCCGGCATGGGCATGACCTTCCCGCCGTTGATGGGCTACTCGCTGCACGACGTGCCGGGTCACCAGGCCGGATCCGCCTCGGGGGTGGTCAACGCGAACTACCAGATCGGCGTGACCCTGGGCATCGCGGCCTGCGGCACGCTCTTCTTCAGCCTGCTCGCCGCCCAGGCGCCGGCGGCGGTCGACGACGTGGCGCCGAGGCTGCGCGCCGACCTGGTCGCCGCCGGCGTCTCCGACGCCCAGGCCGGGCAGATCGGCGACCGGTTCCGCGACTGCGTCACCAGCCAACTCGACGCGGCGGACCCGACACTCCCGCCGCCCGGCTGCGACGCCGCGAGTCTGGCCGCCGGCAGCGGCGGCGGCGCCGCCGAGGTCGTCGAGCAGCGGGCCTTCGAGACCAGCCAGATCAGCTTCCAGCGAGCGATGGTCGGCACCCTCTGGTTCAGCGTGATCAGCTTCGCCCTGGCCCTGTTGGGCAGCTTCCTGCTGCCCCGGCGCTAG
- a CDS encoding 4'-phosphopantetheinyl transferase family protein: protein MTTGLPVEGTCQVWWARVASPDDPGLLALLGTGERRRHATFTDRRGRAAHLTARALTRLVLADMLGVPASGLRFEATCRRCGGPHGKPVLRTPASPVTFSVAHSGRWCVVAFALRTEIGVDVERVALRGDTLPLRALAPTERAVLTAARNRTAAFIRYWTRKEALLKATGDGLTVDPAAITVTGPDQPAALLSWDATPVPADPPHLTDLATPAGYGGALATLGRPLVVSCHDGESLLDRIRTGVAVPERHTFPIRC from the coding sequence ATGACGACCGGCCTGCCCGTCGAGGGCACCTGCCAGGTCTGGTGGGCCCGGGTCGCGTCGCCGGACGACCCGGGCCTGCTCGCCCTGCTCGGCACCGGGGAGCGCCGCCGACACGCGACGTTCACCGACCGGCGAGGGCGGGCGGCGCATCTCACCGCGCGGGCGCTGACGCGACTGGTGCTCGCCGACATGCTCGGCGTCCCGGCGTCCGGGCTGCGCTTCGAGGCGACCTGCCGGCGGTGCGGGGGGCCACACGGCAAGCCGGTGCTCCGCACGCCGGCCTCCCCGGTGACGTTCTCCGTCGCGCACTCCGGACGGTGGTGTGTGGTGGCGTTCGCCCTACGGACCGAGATCGGCGTCGACGTCGAACGGGTCGCGCTGCGCGGGGACACCCTGCCGCTGCGCGCCCTGGCCCCCACCGAACGTGCGGTCCTCACCGCGGCCCGGAACCGGACGGCCGCCTTCATCAGGTACTGGACCAGGAAGGAGGCGTTGCTCAAGGCGACCGGCGACGGGCTGACGGTGGATCCCGCCGCGATCACCGTGACCGGCCCGGACCAGCCGGCCGCCCTGCTGAGCTGGGACGCCACCCCCGTCCCGGCGGACCCGCCACACCTGACCGACCTGGCCACACCCGCCGGATACGGCGGTGCGCTGGCCACACTCGGCCGGCCACTTGTCGTGTCCTGTCACGACGGTGAATCCCTTCTCGATCGGATTCGTACCGGTGTGGCGGTTCCTGAGCGACACACATTTCCAATAAGGTGCTGA
- a CDS encoding condensation domain-containing protein, translated as MSQSSAGDLLAELESAGVRVWLEAGQLRFRAPQGAMTPTRREALRARRDEIVAHLDNGGGVALVPDPARRHDPFPVTDVQAAYLLGRGETFAYGGVACHGYGELIYPALDPARMTAAWRALIERHDMLRAVVEADGAQRVLPQVPPFEVPVIDLTGRPDAVVEAGLSAVRAEMDHLVHAPDRWPLFAARITLADDRAVLHMSIDFLIADFISVQVVLDELHRLYHRPDEPLPPLEITFRDYQLAERAVRDSPRHARDRQWWLDRVDDLPAAPELPTVSRPADSEGRFRRWETRLSPQVWEGCASAPAGTASARPARCWPRSPTRSRRGAAGAGSPWTSRCSTGHRCTSRSTRWSATSPRWICWRWTPIRPAASTSGPATCRRSCGRTWTTGRSAASR; from the coding sequence ATGAGTCAGTCGTCCGCCGGTGACCTGCTCGCCGAGTTGGAGAGCGCGGGGGTGCGGGTCTGGTTGGAGGCCGGTCAGCTGCGCTTCCGGGCACCGCAGGGGGCGATGACACCGACCCGCCGGGAAGCGCTGCGCGCCCGCCGCGACGAGATCGTCGCCCACCTCGACAACGGTGGCGGCGTCGCCCTGGTGCCCGACCCGGCGCGCCGGCACGACCCGTTCCCGGTCACCGACGTGCAGGCGGCGTACCTGCTCGGTCGGGGCGAGACGTTCGCCTACGGCGGCGTCGCCTGCCACGGCTACGGCGAGCTGATCTATCCGGCGCTGGACCCGGCCCGGATGACCGCCGCCTGGCGGGCGCTGATCGAGCGGCACGACATGCTCCGCGCGGTGGTGGAGGCCGACGGTGCGCAGCGGGTGCTGCCGCAGGTGCCGCCGTTCGAGGTGCCGGTGATCGACCTGACCGGCCGCCCCGACGCGGTGGTCGAGGCAGGTCTCAGCGCGGTCCGCGCGGAGATGGACCACCTGGTGCACGCCCCCGACCGGTGGCCGCTGTTCGCCGCCCGGATAACCCTGGCCGACGACCGGGCCGTGCTGCACATGTCGATCGACTTCCTGATCGCCGACTTCATCAGCGTCCAGGTGGTGCTGGACGAGCTGCACCGGCTCTACCACCGGCCGGACGAGCCGCTGCCGCCGCTGGAGATCACCTTCCGGGACTACCAACTGGCCGAACGGGCGGTGCGCGACAGTCCGCGCCACGCGCGGGACCGGCAGTGGTGGCTGGACCGCGTCGACGACCTGCCGGCCGCACCGGAACTGCCGACGGTGTCCCGCCCCGCCGACAGCGAGGGACGGTTCCGCCGCTGGGAGACCCGACTGTCGCCGCAGGTCTGGGAGGGCTGCGCCAGCGCGCCGGCCGGCACGGCGTCAGCCCGTCCGGCGCGGTGCTGGCCGCGTTCGCCGACGCGATCGCGGCGTGGAGCCGCCGGAGCCGGTTCACCCTGGACATCACGCTGCTCAACCGGGCACCGCTGCACGAGCAGGTCAACTCGCTGGTCGGCGACTTCACCTCGGTGGATCTGCTGGCGGTGGACGCCGATCCGACCCGCCGCGTCGACGAGCGGGCCCGCGACCTGCAGGCGCAGCTGTGGGAGGACCTGGACCACCGGACGTTCAGCGGCATCGAGGTGA
- a CDS encoding amino acid adenylation domain-containing protein, giving the protein MLHDRVVLQALGTPDRPAVVARDRTLTYAELLGRAAGVAEALTAAGCRRQELVAVVMDRGWEQVVAVLGTLLAGCVYVPVDTSQPAARRRTILDGAGVRCALTQSRVDPDGWADGLRMLAVDLLPGGEPHPVEGSGDPEELAYVVHTSGSTGTPKGVMISHRGALNTVLDINDRFAVGPEDRILGLSNLGFDLSVYDIFGPLSVGGAVVVPDPDRRGDPSHWAELVDTHAVTVWNSVPAQLQMLHDYLVSAAVAPPDGLRLAMLSGDWIPVALPEAIRARVPGLRVVSLGGATEASIWSIWYPIDQIDPAWRSIPYGRPLTNQSFHVLDGALRPRPDLVGGELYIGGAGLALGYLNDSERTAERFVVHPETGDVLYRTGDLGRYLPDGTIEFLGREDLQVKIRGYRIELAEIESALGAHPGVAGAVVVVDGDTPLERRLAAFVEPAGRTVTARQAEHDEATARQLGAAACVDADATLAGVDRERYLAYAHGLDDVALPAMLDAFRAAGLFASGGQRHPLAELLDTARVAPRHHRLVRRWLRALTGAGLLDLDGAGRYGLTEAGAAADTAAGWRGVEQFADAEDRELLAYFRASTAQLPALLRGEDDPLALLFPQGRVDVSQGLYERTLFNRWANEAAGALVRRIAGQRIEPGPLRVLEIGAGAGGTTAAVLAALDGHEVDYLATDLSPFFVNELRTRFGERPGLRLQVVDIDQDPTVQGLAPNSFDVIVAGDVLHASSDVGRALERLRAVLAPQGWLVACEMTRDHHQIMTSLELLVRVDEATADFTDLRRGTEQVFLDRRSWLEVLDSAGAAQPLCLPEPDGFIAELGMCVLAARFKTDRLPVSRDDLTEHLARRLPEYMVPAVVQVVDAFPLNANGKVDRAELRRRLPRRGDRRRHGQRPRQ; this is encoded by the coding sequence ATGCTGCACGACCGGGTGGTGTTGCAGGCGCTGGGCACCCCGGACCGGCCGGCCGTCGTCGCCCGGGACCGGACGTTGACCTACGCCGAGCTGCTGGGCCGGGCGGCCGGGGTGGCCGAGGCGCTGACCGCGGCCGGCTGCCGCCGGCAGGAGCTGGTCGCGGTGGTGATGGACCGGGGCTGGGAGCAGGTCGTCGCGGTGCTCGGCACGCTGCTCGCCGGCTGCGTCTACGTGCCGGTGGACACCTCGCAGCCGGCCGCCCGGCGGCGCACCATCCTGGACGGTGCCGGCGTGCGCTGCGCGCTGACCCAGTCCCGGGTGGACCCGGACGGCTGGGCCGACGGGCTGCGGATGCTCGCCGTCGACCTGCTTCCCGGGGGCGAGCCGCACCCGGTCGAGGGTTCCGGCGACCCGGAGGAACTGGCGTACGTCGTCCACACCTCCGGCTCGACCGGCACGCCCAAGGGTGTGATGATCAGTCACCGGGGCGCGTTGAACACCGTGCTCGACATCAACGACCGCTTCGCCGTCGGCCCCGAGGACCGGATCCTCGGCCTGTCCAACCTCGGTTTCGACCTGTCGGTGTACGACATCTTCGGCCCGCTGTCCGTCGGTGGCGCGGTGGTCGTGCCCGACCCGGACCGCCGCGGCGACCCGTCGCACTGGGCGGAACTGGTCGACACGCACGCGGTGACGGTGTGGAACTCGGTGCCCGCCCAGTTGCAGATGCTGCACGACTACCTGGTCTCCGCCGCGGTGGCACCCCCCGACGGGCTGCGGCTGGCCATGCTCTCCGGCGACTGGATCCCGGTGGCCCTGCCCGAGGCGATCCGGGCCCGGGTGCCCGGACTGCGGGTGGTCAGCCTCGGCGGCGCCACCGAGGCGTCGATCTGGTCGATCTGGTACCCGATCGACCAGATCGACCCGGCCTGGCGCAGCATCCCGTACGGTCGGCCGTTGACCAACCAGAGCTTCCACGTGCTCGACGGGGCGCTGCGGCCACGTCCGGACCTGGTCGGCGGGGAGTTGTACATCGGCGGCGCGGGGCTGGCGTTGGGCTACCTGAACGACAGCGAGCGCACCGCCGAGCGGTTCGTCGTCCACCCGGAGACCGGTGACGTGCTGTACCGCACCGGCGACCTCGGGCGGTACCTGCCCGACGGCACCATCGAGTTCCTCGGCCGGGAGGATCTCCAGGTCAAGATCAGGGGCTACCGGATCGAGCTGGCCGAGATCGAGTCGGCGCTGGGTGCGCATCCCGGGGTGGCCGGCGCCGTCGTGGTGGTCGACGGCGACACCCCGCTGGAGCGTCGCCTGGCGGCGTTCGTCGAGCCGGCCGGCCGTACGGTCACCGCCCGGCAGGCGGAACACGACGAGGCGACGGCGCGACAGCTCGGCGCGGCCGCCTGCGTCGATGCCGACGCCACGCTCGCCGGTGTCGACCGCGAGCGCTACCTGGCGTACGCCCACGGGCTGGACGATGTCGCGCTGCCGGCGATGCTCGACGCGTTCCGCGCGGCGGGCCTGTTCGCCTCCGGCGGCCAGCGGCACCCGCTGGCCGAGCTGCTCGACACCGCCCGGGTCGCCCCGCGGCACCACCGGCTGGTCCGGCGGTGGCTGCGGGCGCTCACCGGCGCCGGCCTGCTCGACCTCGACGGCGCCGGCCGGTACGGGCTGACCGAGGCGGGCGCGGCGGCGGACACCGCCGCCGGATGGCGCGGCGTCGAGCAGTTCGCCGACGCCGAGGACCGGGAACTGCTCGCCTACTTCCGGGCCAGCACCGCCCAGCTGCCCGCGCTGCTGCGCGGCGAGGACGATCCGCTGGCGCTGCTGTTTCCGCAGGGGCGGGTGGACGTCTCGCAGGGGCTCTACGAGCGGACCCTGTTCAACCGATGGGCCAACGAGGCGGCGGGGGCGCTGGTGCGCCGGATCGCGGGGCAGCGCATCGAGCCCGGTCCGCTGCGGGTGTTGGAGATCGGTGCCGGTGCCGGCGGCACCACCGCCGCGGTGCTGGCCGCGCTGGACGGCCACGAGGTCGACTACCTGGCCACCGACCTGTCGCCGTTCTTCGTCAACGAGCTGCGGACCCGGTTCGGCGAGCGGCCCGGTCTGCGTCTGCAGGTGGTCGACATCGACCAGGACCCGACCGTCCAGGGCCTGGCCCCGAACTCCTTCGACGTGATCGTGGCCGGCGACGTGCTGCACGCCAGCTCCGACGTCGGTCGGGCGCTGGAGCGGCTGCGTGCGGTGCTGGCCCCGCAGGGCTGGCTGGTGGCCTGTGAGATGACCCGCGACCACCACCAGATCATGACCTCGCTGGAGCTGCTGGTCCGGGTGGACGAGGCCACTGCCGACTTCACCGACCTGCGCCGGGGCACCGAGCAGGTGTTCCTCGACCGCCGGTCCTGGCTGGAGGTGCTGGATTCGGCGGGCGCGGCGCAGCCGCTGTGCCTGCCCGAGCCCGACGGCTTCATCGCCGAGCTGGGCATGTGCGTGCTGGCCGCCCGGTTCAAGACCGACCGGCTGCCGGTCTCCCGGGACGACCTCACCGAACACCTGGCGCGGCGGCTGCCGGAGTACATGGTCCCGGCGGTGGTGCAGGTCGTCGACGCCTTCCCGCTCAACGCCAACGGCAAGGTCGACCGGGCGGAGCTGCGGCGCCGGCTGCCCCGCCGGGGCGACCGCCGCCGCCACGGCCAGCGCCCCCGGCAGTGA
- a CDS encoding thioesterase domain-containing protein has product MGAGAGLCRDGRPVRDAGAAPRDDRSGARAGHRGDRRPARVAAEQARLVNAAGLPAVRLIGHGLAATLALEVARSLTEAGGQVEALVLVSPWRPAGAGAAATAYRVETGAAEPDEGFAARLSATVRHEPTLYAGDLTVLRPAGEVPYDAEELEFWADLCLGDVRTVEVDGDHRTVLGAAGAALAALDPEPAR; this is encoded by the coding sequence GTGGGTGCTGGTGCCGGGCTGTGCCGCGACGGCCGACCGGTACGCGACGCTGGTGCCGCACCTCGCGACGACCGGTCCGGTGCTCGGGCTGGCCACCGCGGCGACCGACGACCTGCCCGGGTCGCCGCCGAGCAGGCCCGGCTGGTCAACGCCGCCGGCCTGCCGGCGGTTCGGCTGATCGGGCACGGCCTCGCCGCGACCCTCGCCCTGGAGGTGGCCCGTTCGCTGACCGAGGCGGGCGGGCAGGTCGAGGCCCTGGTCCTGGTGTCGCCGTGGCGACCGGCGGGCGCCGGTGCGGCCGCGACCGCGTACCGGGTCGAGACCGGAGCCGCGGAACCCGACGAGGGCTTCGCCGCGCGGCTCTCGGCGACGGTCCGCCACGAGCCGACCCTGTACGCCGGCGACCTCACCGTGCTGCGGCCCGCCGGCGAGGTCCCGTACGACGCCGAGGAGCTGGAGTTCTGGGCCGACCTGTGCCTGGGTGACGTGCGTACGGTCGAGGTCGACGGTGACCACCGGACGGTGCTCGGGGCGGCCGGGGCGGCGCTGGCGGCACTCGACCCGGAGCCGGCCCGGTGA
- a CDS encoding saccharopine dehydrogenase NADP-binding domain-containing protein: MTAVAVLGASGAVGRVVLDLLRSWDVGPLRAGARRPPDVEGAEQVAVDAHDPAGLARFCADARVVLNCAGPAIDLADAVARASAEAGADYVDAAGDDKLYAAVAAVPGGAGRVAVVSAGMMPGLSGLLPRLLAAHLPDGERLTGYVGGRDRFTLTAAVDYVSVDESFGWPSAAWRDGRVVPGALSPLTDVSVPAFPEPVTAQPYLSTETARLAAGLGLRQVDWYSVFAGERVLAALRAASRPGDGGHRRAGELLHRAAELDLFGQQPYQHLVVTLDGPGGARTAVVRSTGASDLTGTVAALTARAVLAGAVPPGVWHAAEVLDPVATFTELASAPGVLLASVVADAAAVDEYEEDVI; encoded by the coding sequence GTGACCGCCGTCGCCGTGCTCGGTGCCTCCGGTGCGGTCGGTCGGGTCGTCCTGGACCTGCTGCGCTCGTGGGACGTCGGTCCGCTGCGGGCCGGCGCCCGCCGTCCGCCCGACGTCGAGGGGGCCGAACAGGTGGCCGTCGACGCGCACGATCCGGCCGGCCTGGCCCGCTTCTGCGCGGATGCCCGGGTGGTGCTCAACTGCGCCGGCCCGGCGATCGACCTGGCCGACGCCGTCGCGCGGGCGTCCGCGGAGGCCGGCGCGGACTACGTGGACGCGGCCGGCGACGACAAGTTGTACGCCGCGGTCGCGGCGGTCCCCGGCGGTGCGGGGCGGGTGGCGGTGGTGTCGGCGGGGATGATGCCGGGGCTGTCCGGGCTGCTGCCCCGGCTGCTCGCCGCGCACCTGCCCGACGGGGAGCGGCTGACCGGCTACGTCGGCGGGCGGGACCGGTTCACCCTGACCGCCGCCGTGGACTACGTCTCCGTCGACGAGAGTTTCGGGTGGCCCTCGGCGGCCTGGCGGGACGGCCGGGTGGTTCCCGGTGCGCTGAGCCCGCTCACCGACGTGTCGGTGCCCGCCTTTCCCGAACCGGTCACGGCGCAGCCCTACCTGAGCACGGAGACGGCCCGGCTCGCCGCCGGGTTGGGCCTGCGGCAGGTCGACTGGTACTCGGTCTTCGCCGGTGAGCGGGTGCTGGCCGCGCTGCGCGCCGCATCCCGTCCCGGCGACGGCGGCCACCGGCGGGCCGGCGAGCTGTTGCACCGGGCCGCGGAGCTGGACCTGTTCGGGCAGCAGCCGTACCAGCACCTGGTGGTCACCCTGGACGGCCCGGGCGGTGCCCGGACGGCCGTGGTGCGCAGCACCGGCGCCAGCGATCTCACCGGCACGGTGGCCGCGTTGACGGCCCGGGCCGTGCTGGCCGGTGCGGTGCCACCGGGTGTCTGGCACGCCGCCGAGGTGCTCGACCCGGTCGCGACCTTCACCGAGCTGGCGTCGGCGCCGGGCGTGCTGCTCGCCTCCGTGGTGGCGGACGCCGCCGCCGTCGACGAGTACGAGGAGGACGTGATTTGA